Proteins encoded within one genomic window of Esox lucius isolate fEsoLuc1 chromosome 12, fEsoLuc1.pri, whole genome shotgun sequence:
- the LOC105022341 gene encoding protein SOGA1 isoform X1, protein MNSRDGDNQVPKQTHRGHRQPKVQGASMKKNRTTSNTPPKDAPVSSRSSGTIRRIVSKGREMKQEKAKRTGKCSLSVTESQNNRSTLRKLSDASNVSEDLSKDSGCASGKLSTSDSSSEISDSMEGFATASEGNQHSADSPSSETGRDREAKSEMSSVNAQNTVSEKSKPIGGNPFIRISQNNSFMHSGGDGNHFPGCGESSLASLPSQNFSGASQAFSDLAVELVDETHEELVRENEDLRSENEYLKDEMEEMRCEMLEMRDLFLEDEMFQLQELRLQLEQANKTCRILQYRLRKAERRSLRVAQTGQVDGELVRSLEHDVKVAKNVSLRLHNELESVQQKNSRLEWENERLRERQQEMEVTKQVLQAEIEKARESSLKRKNVRSQTSKVERKLPRQDDSADLKCQLHFAKEESALMCKKLTKIISESESMREELAKYRSAYGDVDAAQFPEGTAKSSHTREAEVKVHLRLVEEEATLLSRRIVELEVENRGLRAEMTDMRSDMRSDMRSEMRNSETVGEEEEESLQEVPVKGDLPASHVGDVEKGERGVTMECTQTTEGASEGQRRGVTDRPQVEAMKIHCNDLSPSERQGPLRQTPGDGPVAGEPEPHSIQQSDTRRISAASGLNMKEHESLLAIRDHACLVTSAIQLLTSPANTGHSSPASSTQLPRVKSYPQGKAQSLPLDTLMQGHLSEALELLRAMLLALIDRVESLVTAGREPRVEGGPTAIPSPVYRDTQANTEASARQETARGLQTAAKERLGWSDRLGSCSDPMMQLTLKVLWVLHQGCLRKTPGLEGEESRDPVTVAMLHGLLQYLGSVLRDSEDCMGGQGATGSWTSDLKVLISKIDGVADKSGVESCPEQHSSPRESQKEAPGTGNKSIPDRTTLRSKTKNWCYLNKEAAQLDQDDPFKTWDHPIMPLSFPNLDLDQLSLERSHTAPEKTVLRVYCSPPSARRLHLAHLRHGTNADRSPTAGVISAGLNTSRSSLTPLCLRLSANLSDDMKEMTASLRQAVHSSSPGRRKGRGAVSRGWTVNVAHSGTQTRLYPQMVSVGLQTDGPNCVSAVRVSPLRLSARAQQISTSLDRLPGRTDRPKSGSTSPKLYRRHSASASPSSISPSSSLSSSASGITTTVSNATSLNSLTASSATASRERVLWGLSHRGPSRSPWAQPTHPRAGPGLIHHSAMNSELGGGGNNTKPTSKPSGANRYGLVTEFLRKMSGRADKPKTAVGQKGKCIATNKTQERVPSNPPAAPTYRNDSVTRIVNQRFMKQREEAVNGPKEDNYPSQAQGLNQAVRGDLSLESDVTLEDGNYDCSSSRSLSFCFARSSRSSQQNSLTPTKLQRHRYLSAVNGGGSGEPNSQL, encoded by the exons ATGAACAGCAGAGATGGTGATAATCAGGTGCCAAAACAGACACACCGGGGACATAGACAACCTAAGGTGCAGGGTGCTAGCATGAAGAAGAATCGAACTACATCCAATACGCCACCCAAAGATGCCCCAGTCTCATCCAGGTCATCTGGGACTATCCGACGCATCGTGAGTAAAGGGAGGGAAATGAAACAAGAGAAGGCGAAGCGCACAGGAAAGTGTTCTTTATCAGTCACAGAGAGCCAAAACAATCGAAGCACTCTGAGGAAACTATCTGACGCCAGCAATGTTTCAGAAGATTTAAGCAAGGACTCGGGATGTGCGTCAGGAAAGCTATCAACTTCAGACAGCAGTTCAGAAATTTCTGACAGCATGGAAGGATTTGCGACTGCATCGGAAGGAAACCAACATTCTGCGGACTCTCCGAGTAGCGAGACTGGTCGAGACAGAGAGGCCAAAAGCGAAATGTCAAGTGTGAATGCTCAAAACACTGTATCAGAAAAAAGTAAGCCTATTGGAGGCAACCCTTTTATACGAATATCACAGAACAATTCCTTCATGCATTCTGGTGGGGATGGAAACCACTTTCCTGGGTGCGGAGAGTCCTCACTCGCTTCCCTCCCCTCGCAGAACTTTAGCGGAGCATCACAGGCTTTTTCTGACCTGGCTGTGGAGCTGGTAGACGAGACACACGAAGAACTAGTCAGAGAAAACGAGGATTTGAGATCTGAAAATGAATATTTGAAA gatgagatggaggagatgCGCTGTGAGATGCTGGAGATGCGTGACCTGTTCCTGGAGGACGAGATGTTCCAACTGCAGGAGCTGCGTTTGCAGCTGGAGCAGGCCAACAAGACCTGTCGCATCCTGCAGTACCGGCTCCGTAAGGCAGAGCGCCGCAGCCTCCGAGTGGCCCAGACTGGCCAGGTGGACGGGGAACTGGTCCGCTCCCTAGAGCATGACGTCAAG GTAGCAAAGAATGTGTCCCTACGCCTGCACAATGAGTTGGAGTCGGTGCAGCAGAAGAACTCCCGTTTGGAGTGGGAGAATGAAAGGCTGCGGGAGAGGCAGCAGGAGATGGAGGTGACAAAGCAAGTTCTGCAGGCAGAGATTGAGAAAGCCAGAGAG AGTTCTCTGAAGAGGAAAAATGTCAGGTCACAAACCAGTAAGGTTGAGAGGAAGCTGCCTCGCcag GATGACAGTGCTGATCTGAAGTGCCAGCTCCATTTCGCGAAGGAGGAATCAGCTCTCATGTGTAAGAAGCTGACCAAGATTATATCAGAAAGCGAAAGCATGCGTGAAGAGCTGGCAAAATACCGCTCTGCCTATGGAGATGTAGATGCCGCTCAGTTTCCTGAGGGCACTGCCAAGTCCTCACATACCAGGGAAGCAGAGGTCAAGGTTCACCTGCGGCTGGTGGAGGAGGAAGCAACGCTGCTTAGTCGTCGCATAGTAGAGCTGGAGGTAGAGAACCGTGGCCTCCGCGCTGAGATGACTGACATGAGGAGTGACATGAGGAGTGACATGAGGAGTGAGATGAGGAACAGTGAAACggtaggagaggaggaagaagagtcaCTGCAGGAGGTGCCAGTAAAAGGAGATCTACCAGCGTCCCATGTTGGGGATGTAGAGAAAGGTGAAAGGGGTGTGACAATGGAATGCACTCAAACTACAGAGGGGGCgagtgagggacagaggagaggcgTAACTGACCGGCCCCAGGTGGAGGCGATGAAAATACACTGCAACGACCTATCCCCGTCTGAGAGGCAGGGACCCCTCAGACAGACACCTGGAGACGGGCCTGTAGCTGGGGAACCAGAACCCCACAGCATCCAGCAGAGTGATACACGAAGAATCAGTGCTGCCAGTGGACTGAACATGAAAGAACATGAATCCCTCCTTGCCATTCGAGATCACGCCTGCCTTGTGACCTCCGCTATCCAGCTTCTTACGTCACCAGCAAACACGGGCCACAGCTCCCCGGCCTCATCCACCCAGCTTCCCCGTGTGAAGTCCTACCCGCAGGGTAAAGCCCAGTCTCTGCCCCTGGATACACTGATGCAGGGCCACCTGTCTGAGGCCCTGGAGCTTCTAAGGGCCATGCTGCTGGCTTTAATTGACAGGGTGGAAAGCCTGGTGACAGCAGGAAGGGAGCCGAGGGTTGAAGGGGGTCCCACAGCCATCCCGTCCCCGGTTTATAGGGACACACAGGCCAACACAGAGGCCTCAGCCAGGCAGGAAACCGCCAGAGGCCTGCAAACGGCAGCGAAGGAACGACTGGGATGGTCCGACCGCCTCGGCAGCTGCAGCGACCCAATGATGCAGCTCACGCTGAAGGTGCTCTGGGTCCTTCACCAGGGCTGTCTGAGGAAGACACCAGGCCTGGAGGGCGAGGAG AGCAGAGATCCTGTGACAGTAGCTATGCTACACGGATTGTTGCAGTATCTGGGCTCAGTGCTGCGGGACTCAGAGGACTGTATGGGAGGACAAGGTGCCACAGGCTCATGGACATCAGACTTGAAGGTCTTAATCAGCAAG ATTGATGGCGTAGCGGATAAGAGTGGTGTAGAGAGCTGTCCGGAGCAGCATAGCAGCCCCAGGGAGTCACAGAAGGAAGCTCCTGGG ACAGGAAATAAAAGCATACCAGACCGCACTACATTAAGGTCCAAGACGAAGAACTGGTGTTACCTAAACAAAGAGGCTGCTCAACTGGACCAAGATGATCCCTTTAAGACGTGGGACCACCCCATCATGCCTCTCAGCTTCCCTAATCTGGATTTAGACCAGTTGTCCCTGGAAAGGAGCCACACTGCTCCTGAAAAGACTGTCCTCCGCGTCTACTGCAGTCCCCCGTCCGCGCGGCGGCTCCATCTGGCTCATCTGAGGCACGGCACCAACGCAGACAGGAGTCCTACAGCCGGTGTAATCTCCGCCGGGCTTAATACATCCCGGAGCTCTCTCACTCCACTATGTCTGAGGCTCTCCGCTAACTTGAGCGACGATATGAAGGAGATGACGGCTAGCTTACGTCAGGCGGTTCACTCCAGTTCGCCAGGGAGGAGGAAGGGCAGGGGGGCTGTGAGCAGGGGGTGGACGGTCAACGTGGCCCACTCGGGGACTCAGACTCGGCTGTACCCGCAGATGGTTAGTGTGGGCCTACAGACGGACGGGCCCAACTGCGTAAGTGCAGTGAGAGTCTCCCCTCTGCGTCTTTCTGCCCGCGCTCAGCAGATCTCGACCTCCCTGGACAGGCTGCCAGGTCGGACAGACAGGCCCAAGTCAGGATCCACGTCCCCAAAGCTGTACCGCCGGCACTCTGCGTCCGCTTCGCCCtcttccatctccccctcctcctctctctcctcctccgcGTCTGGTATCACCACAACCGTCTCCAACGCCACTAGCTTAAACTCCTTAACGGCGTCCTCTGCCACGGCCAGTAGGGAGCGTGTTCTGTGGGGCCTGTCCCATCGGGGTCCGTCTAGGTCACCCTGGGCCCAGCCTACACATCCCAGAGCTGGCCCAGGCCTTATTCACCACAGCGCAATGAACAGTGAATTGGGTGGTGGAGGAAACAACACTAAACCCACCAGCAAACCTTCTGGTGCCAACCGCTACGGCCTAGTTACTGAGTTCCTGCGCAAAATGAGTGGTCGGGCAGACAAGCCGAAAACAGCCGTGGGGCAGAAGGGGAAGTGCATTGCGACTAATAAAACCCAGGAGAGAGTGCCGTCAAACCCCCCCGCTGCCCCCACATACAGGAACGACAGTGTCACCAGGATTGTGAACCAGAGGTTCATGAAGCAGAGGGAAGAAGCAGTGAACGGCCCCAAGGAGGACAACTACCCCAGTCAGGCTCAGGGCTTGAACCAGGCTGTCAGGGGAGACCTGAGCCTGGAGAGTGACGTCACATTGGAG GATGGGAATTACGACTGCAGCAGTTCAAGGTCCTTGTCCTTCTGCTTTGCCCGATCCTCTCGCTCCTCCCAACAAAACAGCTTGACCCCGACCAAGCTACAGCGACATAGATACCTCTCAGCTGTAAATGGTGGTGGGTCAGGAGAGCCCAACTCCCAACTGTGA
- the LOC105022341 gene encoding protein SOGA1 isoform X2 — MNSRDGDNQVPKQTHRGHRQPKVQGASMKKNRTTSNTPPKDAPVSSRSSGTIRRIVSKGREMKQEKAKRTGKCSLSVTESQNNRSTLRKLSDASNVSEDLSKDSGCASGKLSTSDSSSEISDSMEGFATASEGNQHSADSPSSETGRDREAKSEMSSVNAQNTVSEKSKPIGGNPFIRISQNNSFMHSGGDGNHFPGCGESSLASLPSQNFSGASQAFSDLAVELVDETHEELVRENEDLRSENEYLKDEMEEMRCEMLEMRDLFLEDEMFQLQELRLQLEQANKTCRILQYRLRKAERRSLRVAQTGQVDGELVRSLEHDVKVAKNVSLRLHNELESVQQKNSRLEWENERLRERQQEMEVTKQVLQAEIEKARESSLKRKNVRSQTSKVERKLPRQDDSADLKCQLHFAKEESALMCKKLTKIISESESMREELAKYRSAYGDVDAAQFPEGTAKSSHTREAEVKVHLRLVEEEATLLSRRIVELEVENRGLRAEMTDMRSDMRSDMRSEMRNSETVGEEEEESLQEVPVKGDLPASHVGDVEKGERGVTMECTQTTEGASEGQRRGVTDRPQVEAMKIHCNDLSPSERQGPLRQTPGDGPVAGEPEPHSIQQSDTRRISAASGLNMKEHESLLAIRDHACLVTSAIQLLTSPANTGHSSPASSTQLPRVKSYPQGKAQSLPLDTLMQGHLSEALELLRAMLLALIDRVESLVTAGREPRVEGGPTAIPSPVYRDTQANTEASARQETARGLQTAAKERLGWSDRLGSCSDPMMQLTLKVLWVLHQGCLRKTPGLEGEESRDPVTVAMLHGLLQYLGSVLRDSEDCMGGQGATGSWTSDLKVLISKTGNKSIPDRTTLRSKTKNWCYLNKEAAQLDQDDPFKTWDHPIMPLSFPNLDLDQLSLERSHTAPEKTVLRVYCSPPSARRLHLAHLRHGTNADRSPTAGVISAGLNTSRSSLTPLCLRLSANLSDDMKEMTASLRQAVHSSSPGRRKGRGAVSRGWTVNVAHSGTQTRLYPQMVSVGLQTDGPNCVSAVRVSPLRLSARAQQISTSLDRLPGRTDRPKSGSTSPKLYRRHSASASPSSISPSSSLSSSASGITTTVSNATSLNSLTASSATASRERVLWGLSHRGPSRSPWAQPTHPRAGPGLIHHSAMNSELGGGGNNTKPTSKPSGANRYGLVTEFLRKMSGRADKPKTAVGQKGKCIATNKTQERVPSNPPAAPTYRNDSVTRIVNQRFMKQREEAVNGPKEDNYPSQAQGLNQAVRGDLSLESDVTLEDGNYDCSSSRSLSFCFARSSRSSQQNSLTPTKLQRHRYLSAVNGGGSGEPNSQL, encoded by the exons ATGAACAGCAGAGATGGTGATAATCAGGTGCCAAAACAGACACACCGGGGACATAGACAACCTAAGGTGCAGGGTGCTAGCATGAAGAAGAATCGAACTACATCCAATACGCCACCCAAAGATGCCCCAGTCTCATCCAGGTCATCTGGGACTATCCGACGCATCGTGAGTAAAGGGAGGGAAATGAAACAAGAGAAGGCGAAGCGCACAGGAAAGTGTTCTTTATCAGTCACAGAGAGCCAAAACAATCGAAGCACTCTGAGGAAACTATCTGACGCCAGCAATGTTTCAGAAGATTTAAGCAAGGACTCGGGATGTGCGTCAGGAAAGCTATCAACTTCAGACAGCAGTTCAGAAATTTCTGACAGCATGGAAGGATTTGCGACTGCATCGGAAGGAAACCAACATTCTGCGGACTCTCCGAGTAGCGAGACTGGTCGAGACAGAGAGGCCAAAAGCGAAATGTCAAGTGTGAATGCTCAAAACACTGTATCAGAAAAAAGTAAGCCTATTGGAGGCAACCCTTTTATACGAATATCACAGAACAATTCCTTCATGCATTCTGGTGGGGATGGAAACCACTTTCCTGGGTGCGGAGAGTCCTCACTCGCTTCCCTCCCCTCGCAGAACTTTAGCGGAGCATCACAGGCTTTTTCTGACCTGGCTGTGGAGCTGGTAGACGAGACACACGAAGAACTAGTCAGAGAAAACGAGGATTTGAGATCTGAAAATGAATATTTGAAA gatgagatggaggagatgCGCTGTGAGATGCTGGAGATGCGTGACCTGTTCCTGGAGGACGAGATGTTCCAACTGCAGGAGCTGCGTTTGCAGCTGGAGCAGGCCAACAAGACCTGTCGCATCCTGCAGTACCGGCTCCGTAAGGCAGAGCGCCGCAGCCTCCGAGTGGCCCAGACTGGCCAGGTGGACGGGGAACTGGTCCGCTCCCTAGAGCATGACGTCAAG GTAGCAAAGAATGTGTCCCTACGCCTGCACAATGAGTTGGAGTCGGTGCAGCAGAAGAACTCCCGTTTGGAGTGGGAGAATGAAAGGCTGCGGGAGAGGCAGCAGGAGATGGAGGTGACAAAGCAAGTTCTGCAGGCAGAGATTGAGAAAGCCAGAGAG AGTTCTCTGAAGAGGAAAAATGTCAGGTCACAAACCAGTAAGGTTGAGAGGAAGCTGCCTCGCcag GATGACAGTGCTGATCTGAAGTGCCAGCTCCATTTCGCGAAGGAGGAATCAGCTCTCATGTGTAAGAAGCTGACCAAGATTATATCAGAAAGCGAAAGCATGCGTGAAGAGCTGGCAAAATACCGCTCTGCCTATGGAGATGTAGATGCCGCTCAGTTTCCTGAGGGCACTGCCAAGTCCTCACATACCAGGGAAGCAGAGGTCAAGGTTCACCTGCGGCTGGTGGAGGAGGAAGCAACGCTGCTTAGTCGTCGCATAGTAGAGCTGGAGGTAGAGAACCGTGGCCTCCGCGCTGAGATGACTGACATGAGGAGTGACATGAGGAGTGACATGAGGAGTGAGATGAGGAACAGTGAAACggtaggagaggaggaagaagagtcaCTGCAGGAGGTGCCAGTAAAAGGAGATCTACCAGCGTCCCATGTTGGGGATGTAGAGAAAGGTGAAAGGGGTGTGACAATGGAATGCACTCAAACTACAGAGGGGGCgagtgagggacagaggagaggcgTAACTGACCGGCCCCAGGTGGAGGCGATGAAAATACACTGCAACGACCTATCCCCGTCTGAGAGGCAGGGACCCCTCAGACAGACACCTGGAGACGGGCCTGTAGCTGGGGAACCAGAACCCCACAGCATCCAGCAGAGTGATACACGAAGAATCAGTGCTGCCAGTGGACTGAACATGAAAGAACATGAATCCCTCCTTGCCATTCGAGATCACGCCTGCCTTGTGACCTCCGCTATCCAGCTTCTTACGTCACCAGCAAACACGGGCCACAGCTCCCCGGCCTCATCCACCCAGCTTCCCCGTGTGAAGTCCTACCCGCAGGGTAAAGCCCAGTCTCTGCCCCTGGATACACTGATGCAGGGCCACCTGTCTGAGGCCCTGGAGCTTCTAAGGGCCATGCTGCTGGCTTTAATTGACAGGGTGGAAAGCCTGGTGACAGCAGGAAGGGAGCCGAGGGTTGAAGGGGGTCCCACAGCCATCCCGTCCCCGGTTTATAGGGACACACAGGCCAACACAGAGGCCTCAGCCAGGCAGGAAACCGCCAGAGGCCTGCAAACGGCAGCGAAGGAACGACTGGGATGGTCCGACCGCCTCGGCAGCTGCAGCGACCCAATGATGCAGCTCACGCTGAAGGTGCTCTGGGTCCTTCACCAGGGCTGTCTGAGGAAGACACCAGGCCTGGAGGGCGAGGAG AGCAGAGATCCTGTGACAGTAGCTATGCTACACGGATTGTTGCAGTATCTGGGCTCAGTGCTGCGGGACTCAGAGGACTGTATGGGAGGACAAGGTGCCACAGGCTCATGGACATCAGACTTGAAGGTCTTAATCAGCAAG ACAGGAAATAAAAGCATACCAGACCGCACTACATTAAGGTCCAAGACGAAGAACTGGTGTTACCTAAACAAAGAGGCTGCTCAACTGGACCAAGATGATCCCTTTAAGACGTGGGACCACCCCATCATGCCTCTCAGCTTCCCTAATCTGGATTTAGACCAGTTGTCCCTGGAAAGGAGCCACACTGCTCCTGAAAAGACTGTCCTCCGCGTCTACTGCAGTCCCCCGTCCGCGCGGCGGCTCCATCTGGCTCATCTGAGGCACGGCACCAACGCAGACAGGAGTCCTACAGCCGGTGTAATCTCCGCCGGGCTTAATACATCCCGGAGCTCTCTCACTCCACTATGTCTGAGGCTCTCCGCTAACTTGAGCGACGATATGAAGGAGATGACGGCTAGCTTACGTCAGGCGGTTCACTCCAGTTCGCCAGGGAGGAGGAAGGGCAGGGGGGCTGTGAGCAGGGGGTGGACGGTCAACGTGGCCCACTCGGGGACTCAGACTCGGCTGTACCCGCAGATGGTTAGTGTGGGCCTACAGACGGACGGGCCCAACTGCGTAAGTGCAGTGAGAGTCTCCCCTCTGCGTCTTTCTGCCCGCGCTCAGCAGATCTCGACCTCCCTGGACAGGCTGCCAGGTCGGACAGACAGGCCCAAGTCAGGATCCACGTCCCCAAAGCTGTACCGCCGGCACTCTGCGTCCGCTTCGCCCtcttccatctccccctcctcctctctctcctcctccgcGTCTGGTATCACCACAACCGTCTCCAACGCCACTAGCTTAAACTCCTTAACGGCGTCCTCTGCCACGGCCAGTAGGGAGCGTGTTCTGTGGGGCCTGTCCCATCGGGGTCCGTCTAGGTCACCCTGGGCCCAGCCTACACATCCCAGAGCTGGCCCAGGCCTTATTCACCACAGCGCAATGAACAGTGAATTGGGTGGTGGAGGAAACAACACTAAACCCACCAGCAAACCTTCTGGTGCCAACCGCTACGGCCTAGTTACTGAGTTCCTGCGCAAAATGAGTGGTCGGGCAGACAAGCCGAAAACAGCCGTGGGGCAGAAGGGGAAGTGCATTGCGACTAATAAAACCCAGGAGAGAGTGCCGTCAAACCCCCCCGCTGCCCCCACATACAGGAACGACAGTGTCACCAGGATTGTGAACCAGAGGTTCATGAAGCAGAGGGAAGAAGCAGTGAACGGCCCCAAGGAGGACAACTACCCCAGTCAGGCTCAGGGCTTGAACCAGGCTGTCAGGGGAGACCTGAGCCTGGAGAGTGACGTCACATTGGAG GATGGGAATTACGACTGCAGCAGTTCAAGGTCCTTGTCCTTCTGCTTTGCCCGATCCTCTCGCTCCTCCCAACAAAACAGCTTGACCCCGACCAAGCTACAGCGACATAGATACCTCTCAGCTGTAAATGGTGGTGGGTCAGGAGAGCCCAACTCCCAACTGTGA